GTTTTATATCTTCTTATGCTTAAATTGAACTCGCGAAGCAGTTCAACAGAGCAGCTTAAGGGGCGCATACTCTCGTATGCGTGTTGATTACGCCACGACTTCACCACTTGAGGCCGAAGGTATCATCACGACAGATGTTCGCAAGTCGTGCGCGCATGTGAAGTTCGAAAGTTGTGACATCCTGCTAGTTGCTTGCGAAGGTCGTAAGCAAAAATCGCGCCTTCGAAATTGCCCCACAGGAAAACTTATTGTGAGGGGCAACCAGTTGACCGTTTGCAACGCCTGCTGGAATTGAATTGGGGCCACATTGGTTGATATCAACCTGAAGCATTGTGTGTAAATCCTGCGCCCGGCCAGACCCCTCCTATAATTAACTCGTTGCCTTTTTCTAATGCCTGACACTCACAagaacttaaaggggctaggtcacgcaattttaggtacttttgtttaattttgctaattatgagctctaaacgtcaaattggcagagcaagagtctttcatttgcaaaatcacggccacataacaactaagaatgattttcaagctttgtaaatgacattttgatgtagactgatataaatttgaaaaaaggtgggccgacgtttttcaaatttacccaaattcaatccatttcaatcctctccagttttgtccatccatgtcccttcttggcttccctgtgctttgttagagttcttctatagttttgaacagttattttgatattttagttaattctatgaccattcgatcagtgctgaaaatgcctaaaatagcgtgacctagcccctttaagatatGGGACAAAGCTATACTTACGTCCCGTGCCCGTTTTTATTACTCcgttaataatatacatgaaaaaattactagattctgattggctaacagCAGGGTAGTTCTGGTGTAACACCAGCCCAAacaagtgtaataccagtgcaaattagtATAGGTGATAGCATGATTTGTAGTGACATTTGGCATAAATACCACGAGTGATCTTTCAAAATTGTTATACATAATTTCACGAGCCGTTAGGGAGTGAAATTCGGGACAATGAAATATCACGAGTGGTATTTATACCAAATATCACATACAAATCATGCTATTATTTGTTTGTACTACAACCTGAGAAATTCATGTAACGCGAAGAACTTTTCGTCGAGTTACTTCGCTTGGTAGGCGAGAAATTGgtttcaaagttcttgttttCGGCCCAGCTGGTCCAGACATTGAGCCAGATCGATGTACTTTTCTCCAGAATTTCAAAATCTGGGATCCTTTCCGCCACTTTTTCGTGATTTTGGTTACCATAGTAACTGTAATTTTCACATGTAGGTATTTCAAATTAAGCTGAAATACCTCTGCTTATAGCAAATCAAAGGGCAGAAATTTCTCAGTCAGTAGTATAACTTACGAATTTCTGGATTATGATGGCTAGTGTTTgatcagaaccaatcaaatcttccctgattgcgtgatacgcgtgcgtttcttttgcttaaccgtctcgaattttttcatgtatgatattaataagtaatcacatgatttttctcgtgcaatttggaatagaTAACCACATGTAAATcatttcaaagactacaaatctCGACAAatgggctcgtgcaattttggtggTCTTTGAAAAACGTTACTCGTGCTTATTCTAATTGCAATCGAAATCACGTGATTACTTATACTGATGTAATCGGCGTgtcaacatttttgttttttgaatctTATCGTGCAAACAAAAGTTTCCTTCTCTTTTGGGAAACTTTAAGTGGTTTATTCACTGTTCAGTTCATTGTTTGTTTGCGTTTTTCTTAGCTGAGAACCACGTGACAAATGGACATCCGGGAAGCGGAGGAAGCGTTGCCACCCCTTCCCGAGCCCAGTCCCATCTGCAGTTTAACCATTCCATGTTTGAACGGCTTCGCAAAATTACAAAAGATTGTCGAAAGAACTTCCAGCCGACACCCAAACTGAAGGGGAGCAAATTACCGCTTGCCAAAGGAAGAGGTAATGAAGACAGCTCGGAGGAAAACAAGTCGACTGCAGCATCTGCCGGTGGCTCAGATTTTGTGATATCCTCGGCTGGCTCATCGCCGGCACATTCTCCACAGCCGATGGATTTCGAAATTTTGTCCACTCCTCCGCGGCCAAGTAGACCAAAGCCAGCGGATGTAGAAGTGTTAAGCACGTCCCCGCGAACTAGTAAACTTGAACCAAAGAATTTTGAAGTCCCAGCCACACCTCTGCGGACGAGTACAGCAAAGGTAACTATTGAGAATGGGGCCGTTAATTTTGAGCTCGCGCACAACTCGACTGAGGATGGCGATAAAATATTGAACAGAAACAAGGAACGACTTGAAGAGGGTTCTTCAAAGAGAACGTTGCCGAATGGTGTCTATACAGACACGCGAATTTTGGAGCAGAACACTACTTCTGTGGAAGTTCTTGAGGAAGGTGATCAAACCAATTTGGGATCGGGTTACTCTTCTAAGCCGGGCGATGCAGTCAATGGAAAGGTCAACTCGCTGGCAACAAGGAAAGACGTGTCTCAAGTTTCTGTCCCTAATGCGATACCCAGGACAAATTCTGTTGAGGGAACTGGTGGGTTAAACCTCAATTCAGAAGACTTCCGAGAAGTAAGCGTCTTATTTTTGactttttgttattgtatgttatcagaaacccataagggttgaaacgtgtaacgcgcgttcacagcttccgaatattcagtgcggactgattggttgaatgtttcagtgctaagtaccatatttggaaaccactcgctcttgttgttccaaatatggtacttagcaaattgaatatttagaagcttgtttcccaacgcacaaggggccgttacacgtatCAACCCTTATGGGTATCTGATGTTATCTTACTTTAGTGTGAAACGGCGAAAACTCCTTTGATATACACCCACCCTATAATCTCCAAAAGGCAAGTAAAGCCTTGAATTGAACAGCCTGCACATTTTTGGATCTGGCAGGAACAGCAATGGGGTGTAATACACTGTACAAAGTAGTGGCCCAGGTTGACCGGTTTACAACAGTGTGTTTtctgattgttgttgttgttcttggtGGTAATGGTATTAGATTCGTTAAATGTACCGCACAAATCACTTTCAGTCCCATGGCGGtttaaaaattcttttgttttcaattctTTGAGAGAAAGGCCACCACCCCCAGGGGTCTCCCAACTGTTTACTCTACACGAACAGTGTGTTGGTTCTTTGAAGTGTCCCTGACTTCAAAATTTTTACTTAAGCAAAAGTTAAAtgtcatatatcatatatatctCTTTACCTTTGTTTCTCAAGATTTTACTTTGTAATGTGCCACGTACCACATGTAAGAGAAAGATGCTGGCAATTGTTTGCCCCATGGCCGAGGCAGTGGGAGGCATTGGCCTATTCTTTCGACGACGTCATCAGCTACTTTATTTTATAGTTTTGAGAGAACTTTAACAATGTAAATTAGTTCTTGACGTCTCATTCaaggaatagacccatacctCTCACTAGCTGGGCCGTGGGGCAAATGAATGCCAGCTTTTTAACTCTTTTTTACCTCATTAGGCCtacagagcgttttcactcacgtgatcagtaactttgtttttccagcgaaacaaaggaaaacgtttgcatgataatagagctcgattcccggaggattagttgggtgcaccaacatggccgccgttccattgtttaggaacaacaacatggctgccgtgacatcacgtgaaaacactctattaagAGTAAAATGTAGAGaagcaaagataaaatatgtgTTAAACATTTCACTTTTGCAAGGAAAATACTTTGATGTTAGGTGTACTtcaacgtcccacagggttgaTAAACtggaagggttgtgagacggggcctgcGGTTTATTGTCTCGACTCGAAAAGATTTGAAAGAAGAGAAGACTCGAAAgtccaaccatttgcagatgaacttacaaaggcagcactttctcctcagttattcttaagaccctgagtgtttgtCCGACCGGAGTTTGAATCCGCGATCTTCCGGGAGCACGATGCTCAGCCAACGGAGACACGGGTCGGCCTTTCTTGTCGTAAAGTGTAGTTGTGTTCAGTGTATAATTCTCACGGGCATCTTTCTCATTCCTCGCATTTTTGTCGTCCTTTGAAGTTCGTAAAAATACTGCGGAAATCGCAAGGTAATCGCGCGTATTTGTCAAATCATCGAATGAAATGTCTACATTACTTGAAGAGGGCACGGGCTCTCCTTGGGTAACTTCAACATTGCGCCTCTCTGTCTAGTTTCCCCCTTAACGTCCTTGGATTGGTAAGGTAAATGACTGTTGATTACATAACGAAATGAAACACAGGAAAAGATTAAAGccccgtctacacgagcaatttgtgtgacaagttttatttgctcgtgtagacaaagaaaattggccaatttttatgtgacaaatgtatttgctgaaaagctggcgtgttagcttttacgtgacaaataaaagttgtcacatacgaaaaattgctcgtgtgcACGGCTCTTCacataaaatgtggcaaatCCCTGCCTCTTAGTGAGCGCCATTAGAGAACGAAAGGGCAACCTCGCCTTTTTTTCTGCTTCATCTCTGCTGTCCAAAGGCGTTGCCGTCCCACTAACTGTGAattgtcaaaaattatttgttgtGCTATCTACACGATCAAACGTATTTGCTACATAAAATTGTCGCATAAAAATCGCTCCTGTAGGCGGGGCTGCACacttaaaatgttatttttctggataagacgtgaactttaaagtgctactacgaccaaaaaaacaattcttctttttctttggatttcaaagctaCCTTTaataactaaacactaagtgacccaagctTTAAGGGCTGATTTTagaaagacacctgtttattttaagtggaattttcttatttattggtccgccgtTACTATTTAAAATcatgagagagctgggtcgaggaggaaatgacgtcaaagactcactggtttaagaatgcaatgcctgtgtacgcggctgaattaatatgcaggacgggagtttcgggctttcagatttttaaacttgtgttttgcatatataacaagTTGTGTTTACACGCtggaattttaagctagtgagtaaatgacgtcacttttccctagatccaaccctcaaGAGGtacagtcggtcagttttgaatgtcgTCTTTTTTCCCTTCACTTCACTGAGTTTGCATGTTGCTGTCTTGTGCTAGCGCTTGCGCCGTGTAACTAATTCATCTGTAAGATAACTATAAAAAGGTAGAAATTGCATAACCTAGTGAAAAAAGAATATTATAGTGTGATGCAACCTTTCGTTGCAGATGATCAAGAAAATGATTGAAGAGAGAATGAAGCAAATCCAGCGTTCGATGGGTCGCGAAAATGCAGAAAAATTAACTCTGCTCGAGCAAGAAAATAACGCTCTAAGAGACCACGCGAACAAGTTAGAGGCATCTCTAAAAAAACTTACCGAGAGTGAAGCAAGAAAGGAAAGGGTAACGCGTTCAGTTCAGACTCAAGATATTAACCTGGTAAGTATGAACACAAGGCAATATTGACTCCTGTGAGAAGTTTCTAAAAAGTCtacccctgggagggcctcgATAATCGGGAGTGCTTGGATTTGACGTTATGACAGTCTACCGAGGTCCTTTGTTTGATTATATAATTATGGAGAGTCCCAGTCTGAAGAGGGGAAAATGCAAAGATTTAGAACTGGTAGTTTTGAGCCACATTGTCAGTTCTGCAACTTTACACACTTGCTTTTTTTCTAACATCATAGTCGTTCTTCCCAAGGGAATTTAAGTAGAAAATGCTGCTGGACAGGAGAAAGTTTGGGTGGGCTCTTGTACGTAATAATCCTAGTTCTTGTGTCTTGGGCTCGCTGTAGATGACACAGATGAGATCACTTCAAGAAGTTCTTCCAGTCGTAATTAATGATAAGAGATCGTTAATCCTGTGAATGAGTGTTGTCTCTCTGGGAAAAGAGTCGATTCGTTTTTCCTTTCGGTGCTCACAGAGCATTCATTTGGGAAAGTTGGCAATTAtcttttaaattgttttagTGAACTGTTGCACAAAATAATGACAACCAGGCGTCTGACCAAGAAATtatgctttttgtttttcagtatAGCGATCTGTGTCCAAAGACAAGTGGGCCAGCTCCTCTCCAAATCACTGTGGCAGTTACTCGACCCTCTTCCATGGGACTCGTCCTTGACACTACACCTACACCACGACTTACCTCCACTGTAGCACCTCTACCAGGTCATACTGTGCCCTCACGCCTCGAAAATACTCCAGTTGGCTATCAACACGCAAGTCAAAGACCGCAGTTATCGCAAAAGGAGCCTCTGCGACCACGAATTCCATCTGTGCCCAGTATGTCACCTCGTACACAACAAGCAGGCGGTAATTACGCTCCCAATTATGATCCTGGACCAACAGGGAGATCGGTCCCCGGTCAGCTTACAGGGCTGCGCGGTGCATCACCGGCAAATTTCTCCTCGCAAGGCGTCCCTCGGATTAATAATGCACTCACTGCTCAACCCGTTGTGAGGATGCAAGGACCTGTTGTTAGTCCAGGGGATCCTCGGAGTAATACAACTCCTTCTAGCCGGCCGTTACCCACTGTGACAGTACACCCTCAGACTCAGACTCCACCCAGCGTTTCTTCTATGAGGGTTCAGCAAGAGCCCTCTGCGTACGGATACCCTGCTCAAAACGTCTTTAATAATGGACAACCGCGACCGAGATTCACTGTAAACCCTCAGATGAGACTGCAAAGACCACCCCATCCTCAGGGTGTGCCTCAACAGATCTCACCTGGACCAAGGACTCCAGTATTTCAGCGGTCTCCTACGCAAGCAGCGTCATCAACGCAGCGCATCATGCAACAGCCGATACGTATGGAGCAACAGAAAACTCAACTTCCTCGCCCCTCGGCGCCGATAAGAGCGAATCCTCCAGTGCAGATACAAACTGGAATTCAACGACGACCTCAGCAGCACAATGCAGTGACCCATTACCAGCAGCTACCCACACCCCAGCGGCAAGGAACTCCCACTCAACCTTCAGCTAACTACGGGACAGCAGCAATAAGAGGCCCTCAGCACACACCTGCAGGCATCCCACAGCAGTTACCTGGAACACCCATAGTACAGACTAAGGAAGCTCCTCCGAAACCCACCGTGTCCATTGCAGTGGTGACGAGTGGCATTGTTTTGTCGTGGAACATGGCCTTGGAGGACAGACATGCGACTATTATGAACTATCAGTTGTTTGCGCTGCAAGATGGCGGCACCGTCGAAAACGCGCATCAGTGGAAAAAAATAGGGGTTGTCAAAGCGTTGCCTCTTCCCATGGCCTGCACATTGACCCAGTTTTTACCCggaaataaatatcattttgcCGTACGTGCTACCGATGAAACGGGAAGACTTGGTCCATTTAGTGACCCTTGCACTATCACTCTTAAATAAATTTGTAAATGGACCTGTTTCTTGAAAGTCATTATATTCCCGTTATTTAGCATAGTGCTTCCTAGTAGATGGTTCCAAGTCTATATACCTTTTCGAGTTCTCTGTGCAACCAGGAAAGTAGTATCGACCTAAACCAACGCCGTTTGGCGGTTTGCGAAAGTTACGGAAACTATTTATTATTAGAACGGAAATATTGTGGACCGTCAAAGGTGTCCTCCACTCCTACAAAAGAAGAACTAGACCAAGGAAATCATGTTTGCAATCAAAAGTGTTTgaagtttttttaaagtaaaaacgtgaataagagaaaaaaaggaaagggagATGCTAGAATCGATTgtttttactttcaaatttcctgggctgCGATATCTTGAGTAAGGTTGCCCTGTTGTTCTCACAATAATAACCATTGTCAACCTTTACACGTCACATTTAAGATGGAGGCGACCagtaaattgaaaaataaaataaagcgcGTTGGAAATTCATTCATTTCGTATACAAACGCTGTTGCACAGTTCTTAGACAAAAGTGATTGTAAAAATTTACTGTgttttaaatatatttattttttgtttgagtGGAGGTGCCCTTTATGGGCGTTTTAGCAAACGGGTGTCGTGTTGCTGAACCCTGAAAAAAAGCTTGCTGTCTTCAGACTAACGAGTCGTGTATACTAAGCCGAACCTGGCCGGGTTGAAGAGTAATGAAGTGTATGTTGTGGTGAAAGTAGTGGAACTGTTACTAAAATAGCCAACTCTTGTCCCTTTTTGCAAAGTGAAGGGCTTTCAAGACGTGGAAACAAGCAGTTTGAGTTGTTCGTAATCGTGAAACCACGCGTAAACAAGAGATTCAATCTTATAAATGTGCGCATGGAACAGTTGGCAAAAACATCGCATATGCCACTGTTCTTTGCGGATTACTGCCGGAATATTTCTGAACACTGACGGAATTTTCTAAAATTCTCTGAAGACTTCTTCAAGTCgtttattttcttatttgtgAATAGATTCCTGCAAAACTTCCTCAAGAGCGTTTCcgtatttttaaagaaatattaaCCTGTAATTTTTAGTTTCTATCTATTTCAACAGAGAAATGCAGACGCAAACAAATTATATCACCACATTTATAGTTGTACATGACCTGGTGACTATTTTGTACAAAGTGTTTGTTTATGTTTGCATTTagtaatggaaaaaaaatgcttgaataataaatatttaaggCTCCAACAAAATGCTGTCTTGTGGTGTATGTGTAGGTTCTTACATAGATCAGTGCGCGTTGCACCTGGAAAAAAGATGCATTtgcggcggccatgttgaagaAGAACGCGAAGTAACTTAATGGAAGACATCCACGGAGAGCTGGCTAGTGTGTAGGGCAGGTGTATTTTTGTGGATGCTCTGTACCTTTTTCGCCAAACGTGCGGTCGCCGTCTAGAACTTACGGAGCAAACGATgaacataagaaaaaaaatatctctGATCCCCACCTACTTGAAACCCACACAGTGGGTCTCCCCGCAGCGCGCATCCATATCACACCTTACCTTTTTCAAAGGGACGGAATGTTCTAAATCAACAATAAAATTCCACAATTTGAATTTGTCATTACGTGTTACACACCTCGGCATCATGCCTCGTCAATAGAACTCCCGATCTCTACGATTCTTACCATACTTGGCCAAATccacaaattattatagaagtGCAAGTTGCATACGAGAGGACTTCGGCCTCATTTACACTCGcacgttttccttgacaagttttcctggaagtagcatgctagtttttggacaaggacacttgtcaaggaaaaacttgtcaaggacgatatttgctagtgtaaatttcttgtcaaggagaacttgtcatatttttcatttacactaccaaggaaaacttgtcaaggaaaatcttgtcaaggaaaatttgctagtgtaaatgaggctttaaaTGTGTCTGCTCGTGGCGTGATAACGAATCTATCaaatattatatatatgtatatatacatatattttttttttactagacatatatatatatgtatatatatattatgtaAATTCGTGCTACTAAAAAAAGAGATTTGTTGTGAATTTTCATCCCGACGAGACCGTGTATCTTTtgaaatcggctaactcaatgttgtacccaattcaaatctcccggcgttagattctttgtgtattgtatttgcatttaGAGTGTAGCATCATAGGCACATTTAAACGATATAggaatacctggaacaaaacgttttattccgaAAGGGTTTggattgggtacaacattgagttagccaatttggttCATTATATTCAATGATTTCTTGATTCATTACttctttagtttttttgacCTTCGTGTCTTACAATTGTCACCTGTGAGCCCTCGGGGCGGTGCCATGTGAATATCGCATACCACCAAGTTACAGGTAAATTACATgctttatcaataaagggcaaaattactgagcgctgattggctgagacagagggcattttttcttaatcgagaGCAtatttggtaatcaagagagggcttgATTACCTGTCAATGATTGGTTAATCCGTTGCATAGCAACGtataaattttgccctttattgataaacaagtaatcgcatgagtcctcgtactattaaggattaatagaccactttcgatatattaaaattcagtcctaaacaaaaggcatcatctcgaggctctggggaataaactcatacaaatccttatatttattccccagagcctcgagatgatgtcttttgtttaggactgaattttaatatatcgaaattggtctattacacTTGTGTTTTGgacattttccaaaattttccaaattaccctcgtcgcttcgcgactcgggcaattttggaaaatgtccaaaacactcgtgcaattaatccttaatagtactcggcctcatgtgattacctatacttattacaacatttagaaatcactggtgatccctgcaatctgattggctctcagcagtgcgatttattcccaaatcgcactattttttgctctaaatcgcactattttctaaatggatgtaataaagtggttgaactgcactccactcagttaaTTTTCACCAAGTgaaaattaactgaaattaattttaactGAATTAATTTCACTTGGTGAAGTATCCTAATACAAAAGGATTTAATTCTCTAGAGATACTAGTGTGAAATAGTACAACAGTCTTCCCTGTTAGgttctggtaaaaaaaaaatcccaaacTCTATAGTTTGGGAATAAAGCCTCCATTTGAAGTCTATTGTTTTGGGCTGAATTCTAAAATATCGAAATTGGTGGAGTACAAAAAGCAGTTTTGTCAGAAAGAGATGATTGACTCATCAGAGGAAGAAATTTCTTACAGAGCAGTTTGGAGGCTCTTTTGAACCGTCTACCCCAATAGATTTGTCAGTCGTCCAACGAGTTAGAAGTTGGAGATGTCAAATTCGTCTGAAAGTAACGCTGCTGTGAAACGAAATCTCTCGTTTGAGCTGTGGAACGAAATCTCTCGTTTGACGGCCATTGTGCTATGACAAATGCCAATGAAGCATGTGGAGTCCAAGAAAATGTTGTAACCGTGAAGAAGGGAAacccgggaagggggggggggggtactcccctaTAAAaggtatataggtatgtgccgccccAAAGGGTAAGGTTTttgagccgttttggtctgaaaacgggtataGATTTTGACAATTATGGTCTGAAATCGGGTCGGGTTTTTGGGGCCGGGAACATTTACGAAAGCTtacaaacatatttttcttctcAGTACGTAACTGGAACGACTAACTGAACTGaacttcaaatgattttttttttcatttaaattgataTAAAAGAGATAGATTTATGTTCAATGTTAATAGGCCTTATAATGTATAATAACGAGTCAATGTATTTTCATTCCTTtcgagttcgtttttttttttatattattgttctgttctgttattcTGTTCCCGTTAGATCGATTAGTATATCTGCAAACTGTTTTCATGACGGCACAATTTAAAGCGTGAATTATTCTAGAATTTTGTGCCTGATGCAATTCTCAGTGTTTTATTCTtcctaataaaaaatattatgctTTAACGTAATATACTTTGTTGTGATTTCACTCGGATACTATAATAATGTAACGATCTTAGAACGCCAtgtctgaaaacgggtgtatatttgcaagttcaggtctgaaaacgggtatgAATTTTAGAggtcaggtctgaaaacgggtgtggaaaatggcatgtttaggtctgaaatagggtcggGATTTGAAGACCCGGGCGGCACACCCCACCAAGAATTCCGAGGAGTCCCCCCCGGGAAGGGAAAAAAGTGAGACAAAGAAGCAATTactgatttgttttgttttattcgGAAGGTTACATAGGTTGGGGGGGAATATGAGTAGGGAAAATATATATTGtataaaaacgtaacctttccttgaaagTATATATTGCATTGTTTTGCTATTGTTATCAGTATTGTTTCAGACTCCCCTGTTACAATGACCACTGGTGGCGTTGCGAAATGTCGGCCCTTTCCTCAGGCTACAATCAAAGCCGCCATGAACTTTTCAGACAGTTAATAAGTTAAGCTTATGCAGTATATTCCCATGCAAAGAACAATGAGGCCCTGCcaggggagggggtgggggtggggggtccCGTGTCGCTTGTCTAAATTTTAAAAGGTCTAGTTGCGGTgatttgtcaatgtttcactttgctgtcggaaattaagggaaatttaaagaaaggatgtcgtttgtcgcgatttcacttTACGTGCTGTCGCTGctttttaggccatgtcgcttgtcggaatttaccctggcagagccTCAACGATGGAAAAAATAAATctaagggcctcttcatatgagcccggttgaccgggctggctcggttaccgagatgaaattggtgtctgttcatatggtgactttcagcccgctttccgaggtgaaaattttgaaaaagtggtgacgcgaccattcaggcgtgaaatctaaccaacaagcctggcgagaatttctcgattttctttgtttaaacaacctgaaatttcttttgactttacgttacctatcaaataagactattccaagcttcattatcgaagaaaagagaactaaaagctcggtaatgtccgttctatcacgaaaatgcattgtattattttcctcccggtaaccgggatgaagtgttcatatggcaaaatttccagcccgctcACCGAGATCCCGGTTagaaaaaccgagatctcggtaaccgagccagcccgccctctcatatgaacacatcaaagttcttacaaaggatttagaggtaaggagagatctcggaaaccgggccAACCCGGTCAACAGGGCTCATAATTATGAAGACGCCCTAAAAGACAAATACCTGGGGACGAATTGTCTATTGACGTCATCTTCCCGCCA
The genomic region above belongs to Montipora capricornis isolate CH-2021 chromosome 8, ASM3666992v2, whole genome shotgun sequence and contains:
- the LOC138014122 gene encoding activating transcription factor 7-interacting protein 1-like, whose amino-acid sequence is MDHIEGSVKRRKLEDGVSSTTENHVTNGHPGSGGSVATPSRAQSHLQFNHSMFERLRKITKDCRKNFQPTPKLKGSKLPLAKGRGNEDSSEENKSTAASAGGSDFVISSAGSSPAHSPQPMDFEILSTPPRPSRPKPADVEVLSTSPRTSKLEPKNFEVPATPLRTSTAKVTIENGAVNFELAHNSTEDGDKILNRNKERLEEGSSKRTLPNGVYTDTRILEQNTTSVEVLEEGDQTNLGSGYSSKPGDAVNGKVNSLATRKDVSQVSVPNAIPRTNSVEGTGGLNLNSEDFREMIKKMIEERMKQIQRSMGRENAEKLTLLEQENNALRDHANKLEASLKKLTESEARKERVTRSVQTQDINLYSDLCPKTSGPAPLQITVAVTRPSSMGLVLDTTPTPRLTSTVAPLPGHTVPSRLENTPVGYQHASQRPQLSQKEPLRPRIPSVPSMSPRTQQAGGNYAPNYDPGPTGRSVPGQLTGLRGASPANFSSQGVPRINNALTAQPVVRMQGPVVSPGDPRSNTTPSSRPLPTVTVHPQTQTPPSVSSMRVQQEPSAYGYPAQNVFNNGQPRPRFTVNPQMRLQRPPHPQGVPQQISPGPRTPVFQRSPTQAASSTQRIMQQPIRMEQQKTQLPRPSAPIRANPPVQIQTGIQRRPQQHNAVTHYQQLPTPQRQGTPTQPSANYGTAAIRGPQHTPAGIPQQLPGTPIVQTKEAPPKPTVSIAVVTSGIVLSWNMALEDRHATIMNYQLFALQDGGTVENAHQWKKIGVVKALPLPMACTLTQFLPGNKYHFAVRATDETGRLGPFSDPCTITLK